Proteins encoded by one window of Dietzia sp. B32:
- a CDS encoding class I adenylate-forming enzyme family protein, producing MSQEDPRPWRTLYRPGLDESLVTRRATLVDAWRERVASSPERIAIAYFDSGFSAREVDAMADALATALQVRGVAPGDRVGIHLQNIPQYALAMLALWKIGAAAVVLNPMYFGRELRLPVEDSGAVGIIATDRDVPAIRDAVSGTAVAWVLGTSERDLQTRNDPRAFGDDQQVEPSPDGDLVSLIREFEGRTPQPAEGTPDDLALLTYTSGTTGPPKGAMNSHANVIAVARSFADFVGLVPGDVVLAMAPLFHITGAVINATLALVSDSTLVFAGRFRPEVMLDAFREHGVTFTIGSITAYNALMRLDEAGPEHFSAVKTLYSGGAPIPPSTVERFEERFGHYIHNGYGMTETTSGVIAVPPGLRAPVDDASGTLSIGVPLPGIGAEVVGVDDQPVAPGEQGELVLSGPQIVSGYWRNESATASTMPGGRLHTGDVAVMDADGWVYLVDRLKDQINASGYKVWPREVEDALYEHDAVFEAAVVGLPDEYRGEKVAAFVSLKAGRAATEDELIAFAAERLAAYKRPAEVHVVGELPKTQTGKIRRRELRDDHTPPHPSTTTEGH from the coding sequence ATGAGCCAGGAAGACCCGAGGCCATGGCGCACGCTGTATCGACCGGGGCTCGACGAGAGCCTGGTGACGCGGCGGGCGACGCTCGTGGACGCCTGGCGTGAGCGTGTCGCGTCCTCGCCGGAGCGGATCGCCATCGCGTACTTCGACAGCGGATTCTCCGCCCGCGAGGTCGACGCGATGGCGGATGCGCTCGCGACGGCCCTGCAGGTCCGCGGGGTCGCGCCCGGGGACCGTGTCGGCATCCACCTCCAGAACATCCCCCAGTACGCGCTGGCCATGCTGGCACTGTGGAAGATCGGCGCCGCCGCCGTCGTCCTCAACCCCATGTACTTCGGTCGCGAGCTCCGGCTCCCCGTCGAGGACTCCGGCGCGGTGGGGATCATCGCGACCGACCGTGACGTGCCCGCCATCCGCGACGCGGTCTCCGGCACCGCTGTGGCGTGGGTCCTCGGCACCAGCGAGCGGGATCTGCAGACCCGAAACGACCCCCGCGCGTTCGGCGACGACCAGCAGGTCGAACCCTCGCCGGACGGGGACCTGGTCTCCCTGATCCGCGAGTTCGAGGGGCGCACGCCCCAGCCCGCGGAGGGCACCCCCGACGATCTCGCGCTGCTCACCTACACCTCGGGAACGACCGGGCCGCCCAAGGGTGCGATGAACTCCCACGCCAACGTGATCGCCGTCGCGCGGAGCTTCGCCGACTTCGTGGGGCTCGTGCCGGGCGACGTGGTGCTCGCGATGGCGCCGTTGTTCCACATCACCGGTGCCGTCATCAACGCCACCCTCGCGCTGGTCAGCGACTCCACCCTCGTCTTCGCCGGACGTTTCCGTCCCGAGGTCATGCTGGACGCGTTCCGCGAGCACGGGGTGACGTTCACCATCGGTTCGATCACCGCCTACAACGCGCTCATGCGCCTCGACGAGGCAGGCCCGGAACACTTCTCGGCGGTCAAGACCCTGTACAGCGGCGGGGCGCCCATCCCGCCGTCGACGGTCGAGCGCTTCGAGGAGCGGTTCGGCCACTACATCCACAACGGGTACGGCATGACCGAGACGACCTCCGGGGTCATCGCGGTGCCGCCCGGGCTCCGGGCGCCGGTCGACGACGCGAGCGGCACCCTGTCCATCGGCGTCCCGCTGCCGGGGATCGGCGCCGAGGTCGTCGGCGTGGACGATCAGCCGGTGGCACCGGGCGAGCAGGGCGAACTCGTCCTGTCGGGCCCGCAGATCGTGTCCGGGTACTGGCGCAACGAGTCCGCGACCGCGTCGACCATGCCCGGCGGTCGCCTGCACACCGGCGATGTCGCCGTCATGGACGCCGACGGCTGGGTCTACCTCGTGGACCGCCTCAAGGACCAGATCAACGCCTCCGGGTACAAGGTCTGGCCCCGCGAGGTCGAGGACGCCCTGTACGAGCACGACGCCGTGTTCGAGGCCGCCGTCGTGGGACTTCCCGACGAGTACCGCGGGGAGAAGGTCGCCGCGTTCGTCTCCCTCAAGGCCGGGCGGGCCGCGACCGAGGACGAGCTGATCGCCTTCGCCGCCGAGCGGCTCGCCGCCTACAAGCGGCCGGCCGAGGTGCACGTCGTCGGTGAGCTGCCCAAGACACAGACCGGGAAGATCCGGCGTCGCGAACTCCGCGACGACCACACGCCACCCCACCCCTCCACTACCACCGAAGGACACTGA
- a CDS encoding class I adenylate-forming enzyme family protein, translating to MKQLARDVVERAAHTPDAVAVVDGDGTHSTEAVVRAARDLAQLLDTAADAPSTVLIRADNSWRTVAAAVAVGLSGGMLAVMSGHATRSEFDIAMEDLQPDIVVADSHAAAVWGLAEQGFVAAGEALDGWGVHGPADGVSRGVGRWNGGAVAAMTSGSTGRPKCVIQTEDALRYAGRSTIEAVGLEAGDAVGALVPLSSAAAICFGMYLPAMLGGPMIASEKWNPEAAVALLREHRVAWTMLVPTMALQLTLVDGADGALSAMKAMTVGGGPMNQNSLRGAEVKLGTTLLRVFGMSECLGHTTPSPSDDVETRLGRDGRPFPGTEVRVVGEDGAALGAGETGSLQVKGPSLFLGYARGGVPVAPDVNAEGFLATGDRALIHDDGSVSIRGREKDLIIRGGRNIDINEVEDALAAIPGIHQVCVVPVPDPVLGERAAALVVSEREALSLDEIRQHLEAADFPKFKWPEYVRTVSALPQSRVGKLDRRGAASLAAELVTDE from the coding sequence ATGAAGCAGTTGGCCCGCGACGTCGTCGAACGCGCCGCCCACACCCCCGACGCCGTGGCGGTCGTGGACGGCGACGGGACCCACTCGACCGAGGCGGTCGTGCGCGCAGCCCGCGACCTCGCGCAGCTGCTGGACACCGCGGCGGACGCCCCGTCGACGGTCCTCATCCGCGCCGACAACTCGTGGCGGACCGTCGCGGCCGCGGTCGCGGTGGGCCTGTCCGGCGGGATGCTCGCCGTGATGAGCGGTCACGCGACGCGCTCCGAGTTCGACATCGCCATGGAGGACCTCCAGCCGGACATCGTGGTGGCCGACTCCCACGCCGCCGCGGTGTGGGGCCTGGCGGAGCAGGGCTTCGTCGCGGCCGGCGAGGCCCTGGACGGGTGGGGTGTCCACGGTCCGGCCGACGGGGTCTCCCGTGGGGTCGGGCGGTGGAACGGAGGGGCCGTCGCGGCCATGACCTCCGGATCGACCGGACGGCCCAAGTGCGTCATCCAGACCGAGGACGCCCTGCGCTACGCCGGGCGGTCCACCATCGAGGCCGTCGGGCTGGAAGCCGGTGACGCCGTGGGCGCCCTGGTGCCGCTGTCCTCGGCTGCCGCGATCTGCTTCGGGATGTACCTGCCGGCGATGCTCGGCGGGCCCATGATCGCGTCCGAGAAGTGGAACCCCGAGGCGGCGGTCGCACTCCTGCGCGAGCACCGTGTGGCCTGGACGATGCTGGTGCCGACCATGGCGCTGCAACTCACGCTCGTCGACGGCGCCGACGGGGCGCTGTCGGCCATGAAGGCCATGACGGTCGGCGGCGGGCCGATGAACCAGAACTCCCTGCGGGGCGCGGAGGTCAAGCTGGGCACGACCCTGCTGCGGGTGTTCGGGATGTCCGAGTGCCTGGGCCACACCACGCCGTCCCCGTCCGACGACGTCGAGACCCGCCTGGGGCGTGACGGTCGCCCGTTCCCGGGGACCGAGGTGCGCGTGGTGGGCGAGGACGGGGCCGCGCTGGGCGCCGGGGAGACCGGATCCCTCCAGGTGAAGGGCCCCTCGCTGTTCCTGGGATACGCCCGAGGGGGAGTGCCGGTGGCGCCCGACGTCAACGCCGAGGGGTTCCTGGCGACGGGCGATCGCGCCCTCATCCACGACGACGGAAGCGTGAGCATCCGCGGCCGGGAGAAGGACCTCATCATCCGCGGCGGGCGCAACATCGACATCAACGAGGTGGAGGACGCCCTCGCGGCGATCCCCGGCATCCACCAGGTGTGTGTGGTCCCGGTGCCCGACCCCGTGCTCGGGGAGCGGGCGGCGGCCCTCGTCGTCTCCGAACGCGAGGCGCTGAGCCTGGACGAGATCCGTCAGCACCTCGAGGCGGCGGACTTCCCCAAGTTCAAGTGGCCGGAATACGTCCGGACGGTCAGCGCGCTCCCGCAGTCCCGGGTGGGCAAGCTCGACCGCCGCGGTGCGGCCTCGCTGGCGGCCGAGCTCGTCACCGACGAGTAG
- a CDS encoding TetR/AcrR family transcriptional regulator, which produces MSEKTSADWREFGPDELSTPLRAALEVFARHGYHGASIRMIAEAAGLSVPGLYHHYRSKQAILAAVVDSAMAEMLTHTRAAADDAEERTVTRFENVVECLARFHMARRDHAFVASTEMRSMDPDVRAHHIAQRDAQQEMLEDAIRAGIESGEFTCAHPEDAARAIASLCVSIASWYRPDGPLSADDVVARHLEFARGMVGAARV; this is translated from the coding sequence ATGAGTGAGAAGACCTCGGCGGACTGGCGGGAGTTCGGCCCGGACGAACTCTCCACTCCCCTACGCGCGGCCCTGGAGGTCTTCGCCCGGCACGGCTACCACGGGGCCTCGATCAGGATGATCGCCGAAGCCGCCGGGCTCTCGGTCCCGGGCCTGTACCACCACTACCGCTCGAAGCAGGCGATCCTGGCCGCGGTCGTGGATTCGGCCATGGCGGAGATGCTCACACACACCCGGGCCGCCGCCGATGACGCGGAGGAACGCACCGTGACCAGGTTCGAGAATGTCGTCGAGTGCCTGGCCCGCTTCCACATGGCGCGTCGCGACCACGCGTTCGTGGCGTCCACGGAGATGCGCAGCATGGACCCGGACGTGCGGGCCCACCACATCGCGCAACGCGACGCCCAGCAGGAGATGCTCGAGGACGCCATCCGTGCCGGGATCGAATCCGGCGAGTTCACGTGCGCACACCCCGAGGACGCGGCGCGCGCCATCGCCTCACTGTGCGTGTCGATCGCGTCCTGGTACCGCCCCGACGGACCACTGTCCGCCGACGACGTCGTCGCCCGACACCTCGAGTTCGCCCGGGGCATGGTCGGTGCGGCGCGGGTCTGA
- a CDS encoding EthD domain-containing protein, with protein sequence MYNLIVMASKPSEWTHEQFIDWWRGEHADVTYPLPGLRRWSHTAVKETGGNKHSLGWDGVSVLSFDSKEAYDAMLESPEWAKAAEHVGSMGGRAIMVMGEEQVMVDGS encoded by the coding sequence ATGTACAACCTCATCGTCATGGCATCCAAGCCCTCGGAGTGGACGCACGAGCAGTTCATCGACTGGTGGCGTGGCGAGCACGCTGATGTGACCTACCCGCTCCCGGGCCTGCGCCGGTGGTCGCACACGGCCGTCAAGGAGACCGGAGGGAACAAGCACTCGCTCGGCTGGGACGGTGTGTCGGTGCTCAGCTTCGACTCGAAGGAGGCCTACGACGCGATGCTCGAGAGCCCGGAGTGGGCCAAGGCCGCCGAGCACGTGGGTTCCATGGGGGGTCGCGCCATCATGGTGATGGGCGAAGAGCAGGTCATGGTCGACGGGTCGTGA
- a CDS encoding LysR family transcriptional regulator substrate-binding protein — protein MNDDSDSVAGRLAVGYVPGVQPDKWLTRWRERNPGVPVSARRAGDPRAELADSAGADGFDVIFVREPDDAPRSAPPGLLRVPLYTETMAVLAEKDHELGAFDSVAAADLDGEHWLEPVDPIGATPDEVSAAVDLVAAGVGLLVLPLPYARSLSRRDVVVRPVEGVPATRMGIAWSPAREGDELIDEFVGIVRGRRAGTSRGAGEPPREKRTAREKTAAKAKSRAERAPKPTGRGARRR, from the coding sequence GTGAACGACGACAGCGATTCCGTGGCGGGCCGCCTGGCCGTCGGTTATGTCCCCGGCGTGCAGCCCGACAAGTGGCTGACCCGGTGGCGGGAGCGCAACCCCGGCGTCCCCGTCTCGGCGCGGCGCGCGGGCGACCCGCGAGCGGAGCTCGCCGACTCCGCCGGGGCTGACGGTTTCGACGTGATCTTCGTCCGCGAGCCCGATGACGCACCGCGGTCGGCCCCGCCCGGCCTGCTCCGGGTTCCGCTGTACACCGAGACGATGGCCGTGTTGGCCGAGAAGGATCACGAACTCGGCGCTTTCGATTCGGTCGCCGCCGCGGATCTGGACGGCGAGCATTGGCTCGAGCCGGTGGACCCGATCGGCGCGACACCCGACGAGGTCTCCGCCGCGGTGGATCTGGTCGCCGCCGGCGTCGGGCTGCTCGTGCTGCCGCTGCCGTACGCGCGATCACTGAGTCGGCGGGACGTGGTGGTGAGGCCGGTCGAGGGGGTCCCCGCGACGCGGATGGGCATCGCGTGGTCGCCGGCGCGGGAGGGTGACGAGCTGATCGACGAGTTCGTCGGCATCGTGCGGGGTCGCAGGGCGGGTACGTCACGAGGTGCGGGGGAGCCCCCGCGAGAGAAGCGGACCGCGCGCGAGAAGACCGCCGCCAAGGCGAAGTCCCGGGCAGAGCGTGCGCCCAAGCCCACGGGCCGGGGTGCGCGGCGGCGCTGA
- a CDS encoding TetR/AcrR family transcriptional regulator has product MATTTKSKTDGPRSKRKVILDAAVANFGSVGYEHTKWATVASEVGIGQTALYHYFESKAHCLLTIMSTELTRYHERFAVAVQDAPDAESALRAAIASAYDITESEALQARILLHHIDMLASPRSSEREEEERVRAREMVRVVERDWSGLLAQGMASGDFPERDEVELGRYVLGLINSVWNWYRPGRDRTLSEIAESVTGACIRLVH; this is encoded by the coding sequence ATGGCGACCACCACCAAGTCCAAGACCGACGGGCCACGTTCCAAGAGGAAGGTGATCCTCGACGCCGCCGTGGCCAATTTCGGCAGCGTCGGGTATGAACACACCAAGTGGGCCACGGTGGCCAGCGAGGTGGGTATCGGCCAGACCGCGCTCTACCACTACTTCGAGTCCAAGGCGCACTGCCTGCTCACCATCATGAGCACCGAGCTGACCCGGTATCACGAGCGGTTCGCCGTGGCGGTGCAGGATGCACCCGACGCGGAATCCGCTCTCCGGGCCGCTATCGCGAGCGCGTACGACATCACCGAGAGCGAGGCGCTCCAGGCTCGGATCCTGCTGCACCACATCGACATGCTCGCCTCGCCGCGCTCGTCGGAGCGGGAGGAGGAGGAGCGGGTGCGCGCGCGCGAGATGGTGCGCGTCGTCGAGCGGGACTGGAGCGGGCTGCTCGCGCAGGGGATGGCGTCCGGTGACTTCCCGGAGCGGGATGAGGTCGAGCTGGGACGGTACGTCCTGGGTCTGATCAACTCGGTGTGGAACTGGTACCGGCCGGGCAGGGACCGGACCCTCTCGGAGATCGCGGAGTCCGTGACCGGCGCGTGCATCCGGCTGGTGCACTGA
- a CDS encoding alcohol dehydrogenase catalytic domain-containing protein has product MTGATGTAGLPEVMRAVRLHEWGSAPTLDRIPVPTPGPGQVLLRVDAAGLCHSDLHIMDSAAGVLPYELPFTLGHEVVGTVVAVGDDRDGDWVGRTCGVHGVWSCGKCRKCRSGRDNYCVELTGPIGGGTGYDGGLADYMLVPSPRHLVEVDPAAGPALAPLTDAGLTAYHAVADQPLNPEGAIVVVVGIGGLGHLALQVLAARSPEVVIAVDPRAAARDLGLRLGAHHAVGSVAEARSLVDELSGGTGADLVMDFVGSPDTLDAAPGLMATGGALAVVGSAGGRLTVDKTGSMPRGWRVSAPFWGPHHHLREVFDLAAAGSLSAVVEVRGLDDVLEAYEDLRHGRASGRLVVVP; this is encoded by the coding sequence ATGACCGGGGCGACGGGGACCGCCGGCCTGCCCGAGGTCATGCGGGCGGTCCGCCTGCACGAGTGGGGATCGGCCCCCACCCTCGACCGGATCCCCGTCCCGACGCCCGGTCCCGGTCAGGTGCTGCTGCGTGTGGACGCCGCCGGACTGTGCCACTCCGACCTGCACATTATGGACTCGGCGGCCGGCGTCCTGCCGTACGAACTGCCGTTCACCCTGGGCCACGAGGTCGTCGGCACCGTCGTCGCCGTCGGGGACGACCGCGACGGGGACTGGGTGGGCCGCACCTGCGGCGTGCACGGCGTCTGGTCGTGCGGAAAGTGCCGTAAGTGCCGCAGCGGCCGCGACAACTACTGCGTCGAGCTGACCGGACCCATCGGAGGCGGGACGGGGTACGACGGCGGCCTCGCCGACTACATGCTCGTCCCGTCGCCCCGCCACCTCGTCGAGGTCGACCCGGCCGCGGGGCCGGCACTCGCGCCGCTGACGGACGCAGGACTCACCGCCTACCACGCCGTCGCCGACCAGCCGCTCAACCCCGAGGGGGCGATCGTGGTGGTCGTCGGCATCGGAGGCCTCGGCCACCTCGCGCTCCAGGTGCTCGCGGCCCGGTCCCCGGAGGTGGTGATCGCGGTGGATCCGCGCGCCGCCGCCCGCGACCTCGGGCTCCGGCTGGGGGCCCACCACGCGGTCGGCTCGGTCGCCGAGGCACGTTCGCTCGTCGACGAGTTGTCCGGCGGGACCGGGGCGGACCTGGTCATGGACTTCGTCGGGTCCCCCGACACCCTCGACGCGGCCCCCGGGCTCATGGCGACCGGCGGGGCACTGGCCGTCGTGGGATCCGCCGGCGGGCGGTTGACCGTCGACAAGACCGGTTCGATGCCCCGCGGGTGGCGCGTGTCCGCGCCCTTCTGGGGCCCCCATCACCACCTGCGGGAGGTCTTCGATCTGGCCGCCGCCGGGAGCCTGAGCGCGGTGGTGGAGGTGCGGGGCCTGGACGACGTCCTCGAGGCGTATGAGGATCTGCGTCACGGCCGGGCATCCGGTCGCCTCGTCGTCGTCCCCTGA
- a CDS encoding MFS transporter — translation MAEATINPENRGRVGDTAVVPKQSDTGNRGNVRSLAASTTGQLFEWYEWTAYAVFAPYIAAAMFNNENPVSALLATFAVFAVGFLMRPLGGIVFGRIADVRGRKFVLITTMLMMAGASLLIGLLPTYGTLGIVASALLLLCRMIQGFAHGGESATAYSYVAEIAPPHRRGMWGSLVFVAIMGGTVIAYGIGGTITAVLSESAVGEWGWRVPFLLGAVFALFVLYLRSGMEESDVFDKAAEAAAADPNSPVATFSRRKLAGAIALVVAMVSGITVAHYTWSSYASTFAITQRDMDSQAAFWAIFGSQLIALCTLPLWGLLSDHIGRRPVIFIFGVGTIITTPVLMGMIDERPWTLFLASLIAMTLVAAAGSILSSFMSEAFPTKMRTAGIGFAYSLSVAVFGGSAPYLNAQFIQWDLYWMISAYIIALCVATMVATAFMKETRGHDLHRVGHN, via the coding sequence ATGGCCGAGGCCACCATCAACCCCGAGAACCGCGGGAGGGTCGGCGACACCGCCGTCGTCCCGAAGCAGTCCGACACGGGTAACCGCGGTAACGTCCGCTCACTGGCCGCCAGCACCACCGGCCAGCTGTTCGAGTGGTACGAGTGGACCGCCTACGCGGTCTTCGCCCCGTACATCGCCGCGGCGATGTTCAACAACGAGAACCCGGTCTCGGCGCTGCTGGCGACGTTCGCCGTCTTCGCCGTGGGCTTCCTCATGCGCCCGCTGGGCGGCATCGTCTTCGGCCGCATCGCCGACGTCCGGGGCCGTAAGTTCGTCCTCATCACCACGATGCTCATGATGGCCGGTGCCAGCCTGCTCATCGGTCTGCTCCCGACCTACGGGACGCTCGGGATCGTCGCCTCGGCGCTGCTGCTGCTGTGCCGCATGATCCAGGGCTTCGCGCATGGTGGCGAGTCGGCCACCGCCTACAGCTACGTCGCCGAGATCGCGCCTCCGCACCGTCGCGGCATGTGGGGAAGCCTCGTCTTCGTCGCCATCATGGGCGGCACGGTCATCGCCTACGGAATCGGCGGCACCATCACCGCCGTCCTGTCCGAGTCCGCGGTGGGCGAGTGGGGCTGGCGTGTCCCGTTCCTGCTCGGTGCCGTGTTCGCACTGTTCGTGCTGTACCTGCGGTCCGGCATGGAGGAGTCCGACGTCTTCGACAAGGCCGCCGAGGCCGCTGCCGCCGATCCGAACTCCCCGGTCGCCACGTTCTCGCGCCGCAAGCTCGCCGGTGCCATCGCACTGGTCGTGGCCATGGTCTCCGGTATCACGGTCGCGCACTACACCTGGAGCTCGTACGCCTCGACCTTCGCAATCACGCAGCGTGACATGGATTCACAGGCCGCGTTCTGGGCGATCTTCGGCAGCCAGCTCATCGCCCTGTGCACGCTCCCGCTGTGGGGCCTGCTCTCCGACCACATCGGGCGCCGTCCGGTCATCTTCATCTTCGGCGTCGGCACGATCATCACCACCCCGGTGCTCATGGGGATGATCGACGAGCGTCCCTGGACGCTGTTCCTCGCCTCGCTCATCGCCATGACCCTGGTCGCGGCCGCCGGTTCGATCCTGTCCTCGTTCATGTCCGAGGCGTTCCCCACCAAGATGCGCACTGCCGGCATCGGGTTCGCGTACTCGCTGTCCGTCGCGGTGTTCGGCGGCAGTGCGCCCTACCTCAACGCCCAGTTCATCCAGTGGGATCTGTACTGGATGATCAGCGCCTACATCATCGCCCTCTGCGTGGCGACGATGGTCGCGACCGCCTTCATGAAGGAGACCCGGGGCCACGACCTGCACCGTGTCGGCCACAACTGA
- a CDS encoding MBL fold metallo-hydrolase, translating into MTRVGADWTELGCHPVTDSVHRIPLPMPQDGLRAINVYVVEGVDGVSLIDAGWNVPGNLEILRDGLASIDVGLDEITDVHVTHIHRDHYTMGPELRRRVGSRIHLGGGERPGLSALHELRSAVPEDSLAVLERAGAAEIAEASRIDSLAEPWIASDWEMPDEWTEQGPVSVAGRQMQARQTAGHTKGHLVFEDPGLGVTFTGDHVLPRISPSIGFELGGWDNPLGDYLDSLEAMLHRPDTEMLPAHGAVGGSVHVRVRELLDHHDARLRATRDRVRAREGATGADVAAGLPWTRRERAFTSLDGFNQMIAVCETVAHLDVLVARGEIVVDEVTVDGVQRYVTA; encoded by the coding sequence GTGACCCGCGTGGGTGCGGACTGGACCGAGCTCGGCTGCCACCCGGTGACCGACTCGGTCCACCGGATCCCCCTGCCCATGCCGCAGGACGGGCTGCGCGCCATCAACGTCTACGTGGTCGAAGGTGTCGACGGGGTCTCGTTGATCGACGCCGGCTGGAACGTCCCCGGCAACCTGGAGATCCTGCGCGACGGTCTCGCCTCCATCGACGTGGGTCTGGACGAGATCACCGACGTCCACGTGACGCACATCCACCGCGACCACTACACGATGGGTCCCGAGCTCCGCCGCCGGGTGGGTAGCCGGATCCATCTGGGTGGCGGCGAGCGCCCGGGCCTCAGCGCGCTCCATGAGCTGCGCAGCGCCGTACCGGAAGACTCGCTCGCCGTGCTGGAGCGGGCCGGCGCCGCGGAGATCGCCGAGGCATCGAGGATCGACTCACTCGCCGAGCCGTGGATCGCCTCGGACTGGGAGATGCCCGACGAGTGGACCGAGCAGGGGCCGGTCTCCGTGGCCGGCCGACAGATGCAGGCTCGTCAGACCGCCGGCCACACCAAGGGGCACCTCGTCTTCGAGGACCCCGGACTGGGTGTGACGTTCACCGGCGACCACGTCCTGCCGAGGATCTCCCCGTCGATCGGCTTCGAGCTCGGCGGGTGGGACAACCCGTTGGGCGACTACCTCGATTCCCTCGAGGCGATGTTGCACCGCCCGGATACCGAGATGCTGCCCGCCCACGGGGCGGTGGGGGGGAGCGTGCACGTCCGGGTGCGGGAGCTGCTGGACCATCACGACGCCCGGCTGCGCGCGACGCGCGACCGGGTGCGTGCTCGCGAGGGGGCCACCGGCGCGGACGTGGCGGCGGGGCTGCCGTGGACGCGCCGCGAGCGGGCGTTCACCTCGCTCGACGGCTTCAACCAGATGATCGCGGTGTGCGAGACCGTCGCCCACCTGGATGTCCTGGTGGCGCGAGGCGAGATCGTCGTCGACGAGGTCACGGTGGACGGCGTCCAGCGGTACGTCACCGCCTGA
- a CDS encoding SDR family NAD(P)-dependent oxidoreductase, translated as MERFSDRVVLVTGATGGIGSEICRRLAAEGAVVVVADLPGTDLDAAVSALPAGPHLAVELDVSVEAHWTAAVERVTEAHGRLDGLVNNAAIGSIKSVEDETPEHWQRVIDVDQTGVWLGMKHAGTMIERTGGGSIVNVCSILGSVGGFGNSFAYHAAKGAVRTMTKNAAIHWATRGVRVNSLHPGFIETPQLLERYEGSERHRGMLAGTPMGRLGTPAEIAGCVAFLASDDAGFMTGTEVYADGGWTAR; from the coding sequence ATGGAGCGTTTCTCAGACAGGGTCGTGCTGGTCACGGGCGCGACCGGCGGAATCGGATCCGAGATCTGCCGCCGACTCGCCGCGGAGGGCGCCGTCGTCGTCGTCGCCGACCTCCCCGGCACCGACCTCGACGCGGCGGTCTCCGCCCTGCCGGCCGGTCCCCACCTGGCCGTCGAACTGGACGTCTCCGTCGAGGCGCACTGGACCGCCGCGGTCGAGCGCGTCACCGAGGCCCACGGACGCCTGGACGGTCTGGTCAACAATGCCGCGATCGGGAGCATCAAGTCCGTGGAGGACGAGACGCCGGAGCACTGGCAACGCGTCATCGACGTGGATCAGACCGGCGTGTGGCTGGGCATGAAGCACGCGGGCACGATGATCGAACGGACCGGCGGAGGCTCGATCGTCAACGTGTGTTCGATCCTGGGCAGCGTCGGCGGGTTCGGCAACAGCTTCGCCTACCACGCCGCCAAGGGCGCGGTCCGGACCATGACCAAGAACGCGGCCATCCACTGGGCCACCAGGGGCGTCCGCGTGAACTCGCTGCACCCGGGCTTCATCGAGACGCCGCAGCTGCTCGAGCGCTACGAGGGCAGCGAACGACACCGCGGGATGCTCGCGGGTACACCGATGGGTCGGCTCGGGACCCCGGCCGAGATCGCCGGCTGTGTGGCGTTCCTGGCCAGCGACGACGCCGGGTTCATGACCGGCACCGAGGTCTACGCCGACGGCGGCTGGACTGCGCGCTGA
- a CDS encoding MaoC family dehydratase, producing MTHIFRTVDEFRRAADLDLGAGDWFTITQERIDTFADVTEDWQWIHVDAEKAADTDLGTTVAHGYLTLSLIPRLSSELFTFEGVGRAVNYGLDKVRFPSYVRPGDRIRARGRVAWTREAAADGVLGCVHYAIEVEGRDTPACVAEALMVVFPPGD from the coding sequence ATGACCCACATCTTCAGAACCGTCGACGAGTTCCGCCGAGCCGCGGACCTCGACCTGGGGGCGGGTGACTGGTTCACCATCACCCAGGAACGGATCGACACGTTCGCCGACGTCACGGAGGACTGGCAGTGGATCCATGTCGACGCCGAGAAGGCGGCCGACACCGACCTGGGCACGACGGTCGCCCACGGATACCTCACCCTGTCCCTCATCCCCCGCCTGAGCTCCGAGCTGTTCACCTTCGAAGGCGTGGGCAGGGCGGTCAACTACGGCTTGGACAAGGTGCGGTTCCCGTCCTACGTCCGCCCCGGTGACCGCATCCGCGCGCGCGGGCGGGTGGCGTGGACGCGAGAGGCGGCGGCCGACGGGGTCCTGGGATGCGTCCACTACGCGATCGAGGTCGAGGGGCGCGACACCCCGGCGTGCGTGGCAGAGGCCCTGATGGTGGTCTTTCCCCCCGGCGACTGA